The genomic segment GCGATACCGCGGAATCCGATATTCTCGGCGGCATCAATGCGGGCCTTGCGACCTGCTGGTTAAACCACCATGGACGCACGCTACCGGAAGACATCGCCCCGACCTGGCAGGTCACTTCCTTAAGCGAACTGGAGCAACTGCTGTGTAAACAATGATTGTCTGACCCTTTCGGATGGGTAAAATAGCCGCATTTTTCGCTCACTCGCCGCGTGGCGCCTGGCCGCGCGCTTACACAGAAGAATTGATTATGACGTTGTCTCCTTATTTGCAAGAGGTGGCCAAGCGCCGCACTTTCGCGATTATCTCGCACCCGGACGCCGGTAAAACGACGATCACTGAAAAAGTCCTGCTGTTCGGACAGGCGATTCAGGTTGCCGGTACGGTAAAAGGCCGTGGTTCCAGCCAGCACGCTAAATCGGACTGGATGGAAATGGAAAAGCAGCGCGGGATTTCTATTACTACCTCCGTGATGCAGTTCCCTTACCATGATTGTCTTGTGAACCTGCTGGACACCCCAGGGCACGAAGACTTCTCGGAAGATACCTATCGCACGCTGACGGCAGTGGACTGCTGTCTGATGGTTATCGACGCCGCGAAAGGCGTTGAGGATCGTACCCGCAAGCTGATGGAAGTCACCCGTCTGCGCGATACGCCGATCCTGACCTTTATGAACAAACTCGACCGTGACATCCGCGATCCGATGGAGTTGCTGGATGAAGTGGAAAGCGAGCTGAAAATCGCCTGTGCGCCCATCACCTGGCCTATTGGCTGCGGCAAGCTGTTTAAAGGCGTTTACCACCTTTATAACGACGAAACCTACCTTTACCAGACGGGTCAGGGCCACACCATTCAGGAAGTGCGCATCGTCAAAGGGCTGGACAACCCGGCGCTGGACGAAGCCGTCGGCGACGAACTCGCCGCGCAGCTGCGCGATGAACTGGAGCTGGTGAAAGGCGCGTCGCATGAATTCGACAAAGAACTGTTCCTGAGCGGTGAAATTACGCCGGTCTTCTTTGGGACCGCGCTCGGTAACTTTGGCGTTGATC from the Cronobacter condimenti 1330 genome contains:
- the prfC gene encoding peptide chain release factor 3, translated to MTLSPYLQEVAKRRTFAIISHPDAGKTTITEKVLLFGQAIQVAGTVKGRGSSQHAKSDWMEMEKQRGISITTSVMQFPYHDCLVNLLDTPGHEDFSEDTYRTLTAVDCCLMVIDAAKGVEDRTRKLMEVTRLRDTPILTFMNKLDRDIRDPMELLDEVESELKIACAPITWPIGCGKLFKGVYHLYNDETYLYQTGQGHTIQEVRIVKGLDNPALDEAVGDELAAQLRDELELVKGASHEFDKELFLSGEITPVFFGTALGNFGVDHMLDGLVEWAPAPMPRQTDGRVVEASEEKFSGFVFKIQANMDPKHRDRVAFMRVVSGRYEKGMKLRQVRTGKDVVISDALTFMAGDRSHVEEAYPGDIIGLHNHGTIQIGDTFTQGESMKFTGIPNFAPELFRRIRLKDPLKQKQLLKGLVQLSEEGAVQVFRPISNNDLIVGAVGVLQFDVVMSRLKSEYSVEAIYESVNVATARWVDCDDAKKFEEFKRKNEIQLALDGGDNLTYIAPTMVNLNLTQERYPDVTFRKTREH